The Verrucomicrobiia bacterium DNA window CCGTCACCGCGGATCGTGTGACGCCAACGTAACAACCGACCTCTGCGGGGCAAGGTCGTTTTTGCCGCGCGCCGCCCGGCCGGGGTGCGGGCCGGCAACCTTGGGAGGTTCCACGCGTTTCCCAAGGTGTTTCCCACGCTGGCCAATCTCCGGTGACTTTGATACCCCTGCCAACGCGCTGCCGGCCCCCGAGGCGCGCTTGAGTGAAATGCCCTCGCGCCCTGTGAAACGAAAGAGCGTCGTGACCGACCCGGTGGAGCCACGGGTCACGCCTCCCCCGCTGTCCACGGACACCACCTTCCTGTCCCGCCCCAAGATCGCCTCCCGCTCCCGAAAGCGGGACATGCCCGAGGGGCTGTGGACCAAGTGTCCCTCGTGCGAGTCACTGATCTATGACAAGGAATTGGACGACCACCTCAAGGTGTGTCCGAAATGCGGCCACCACCTCCCGATCGGCGCCCGGGAACGGATCCATTCCCTGGTGGAGACCTGTTCGTTCCAGGAGATGGATGCCCACATGGAGTCCGTGGACATCCTCAAATTCACCGGCACGGCCAGCTACGAAGCCAAGCTCGCTGCGAACCGGAACAAGTCCTCGATGCTCAAGGACGCCGTGGTCACGGGCATCGGCTCCATGGGCACCCACCGGGTCGCCCTGGGTGTCATGGATTTCAGCTTCCTGGGGGGCTCGATGGGGTCGGTGGTCGGGGAAAAGCTGACTCGCCTCATCGAGGCAGGCACCAGCAGGGGTCTGCCGGTCATCATCGTCTCCACCAGCGGCGGTGCCCGCATGTACGAGGGCATGTTCAGTCTGATGCAGATGGCCAAAACGTGCGCCGCCCTCGCATTGCATGCCCGGCAGCGGTTGCCCTACGTGTCGGTACTGACCAACCCCACCTACGCCGGGGTCATCGCCAGTTTTGCCACGATCGGGGACCTCATCCTGGCCGAACCCGGCGCCATGATCGGCTTCGCCGGTCCTCGGGTGATCAAGGACACCACCCAGGCGGAACTGCCCGAGGGCTTCCAAACCTCCGAGTTCCTTCAGCAGCACGGGCTCATTGACGCCATCGTCCCGCGGCGGGAAATGAAAACCCGCCTGGTGGGCTTCCTGGACTACCTGATGGGCGGACGACGCACGGCCTGAACGGAAGAACGCGGCGCAACAGCGGCGCTTCAGGCCAGTTCCAGGGTCGGGCACGGAGCCGACTGCGACGTCTCATGCACCTCGACCGACGTGGCCCCCAGCCCGCAAAGGCGTCGGTGAACCGCCTCGCGGGCCAACTCGGGCCGGTTGCAATCGCGGCTGAGATGTCCGAGGTAGATCCTTCGCAGCGGTCCCGGCGCCAACTGCGCGGCGACTTCGGCTGCTGCCTCGTTGGAAAGGTGCCCGTGCCGGCTCAAAATCCGCTGTTTGGTGCTCCAAGGGCGCCGCAAGTCGTTCTGCAGAAGCTTGAGGTCGTGATTGGCCTCCAGCAACAGCCAGCGGACCGAACGGACACGCTCCAGGATGAGTCGGGTCACATGCCCCAAGTCCGTAAGGACCCCCAGCTCTCCCGCAGGCGTCGCCAATACCAGGCCCACAGGATCCATGGCATCGTGGGGAACGCTGAACGTCCTGACCTCAAGGCCCCCAAGCGCAAACGTTCCGCCCGTCTCAAACACTGAAAACGCCATCCGTGCCGCGGGGAACTGCCGCTGGATCGCTTCCCGGGTGAGCCGGTTGGCGTAGACCGGGACCTGCAACCGGCCCGCAAGAACCCCGAGGCCCTGGATGTGGTCGCCGTGCTCATGTGTGACAACGATGCCCGTCAGCCCCTCCGGGGTGCATCCGATGGACGCCAGTCGCTCCCGGATCTGGCGCGCGCTGAATCCCGCATCAATCAGCAGCCGGGTCTCTCCGGATTCGAGGTAGGCGCAGTTGCCCCCGCTCCCGCTCCCCAGAATCGTAAACCGGCATGCCATGGTTGAATCAGGGTGTTCAAGCGCCGGGGCCGTTGGAAAGGATCGAATGAATTCGACCCTTGGAGAGCATGGCACTTTTCCTGCGTACCTTCCTTGTTTTCCGGGCTCTTGTGCGTAGCATCGTGGCGCGTGTCCCAAGGGCTTCATCTATCCCAGCGGTTGTCCCAGCAGCTGGTGTTGTCGCCGCAGCTGCAGCAGTCGCTGGCATTGTTGCAGGCGCCCGTGCTGGAGCTGAAGGCAATGGTTGAGCAGGAACTCCAGCAGAATCCAGTCTTGGAGGAGGCCCCGGGGTTGGAGTCAGGATCCGAAGATCGGGAAGACCGGGAGGGGCCCGCGCTCATGGCAGACCCGGCTGAACCGCCGCCCGACACCCGGTTTGACCCGGCAACGGAGAAGGCATCGTCGGAACCGGTGGACCGGCTGGATGCCGAGATGCAGCGTCTGATGCTCATGGACCAGGAGTGGCGCGATTTTTTCGGCGCCGCCCAGCGCGCCGGCAAGGCCTCCCCCGAGGATGAAGAACGCCGCCAGTTCCTGCTCGATTCCCTGACCGTAGGCACCTCGCTTCAGGAGGAATTGCTCGACCAGGTGCGCAACACGGACCTCGCCCCCCGGCAGCGGCAGGTCGCTGAACTGATCGTCGGCAACATTGACGACCACGGTTACCTCCAGTCGTCCATCGCCGAGCTTTCGTTCTCCACCGGCATTCCGACGGGCGACCTGGAAGCCGCGCTGGCCACAGTCCAAGGCTTCCAGCCGCCGGGGGTGGGCGCCCGCGACCTGCGGGAGTGCCTGATGCTTCAACTGGAACGGGCCGGCCGCGCCGGCTCCCAGGAATATCGCGTACTGCGGGATCACATGGATTGCCTCGGGAAGCGGCGCTTCCCGGAGATTGCCCGCCACCTGAACGTCAGCGTCGGCGAGGCCCAGGCGATTGCCGGGCGCATTGCCCGGCTGGATCCCAGGCCGGGACGCAGCTTCTCCTCCGAACCCGAACAGTATGTGGTGCCTGAGGTCATCGTGACCCGCGGCTCGGACGGCGAGTACACGGTGACTACGGTCAATGACCACCTGCCCCAATTGCGGATCAGCAACCTCTACAAGGATCTCCTTTCCCGCGCCGAAACCTCGGCCGAGGTGCGCGAGTACATCCGCGAGAAGATCAAGGCGGGGAAATTCCTCATCAAGAGCCTCCATCAGCGACAAAGCACCATTCTCGGCATCGCCCAGGAAATCGTGAAGCGGCAGCGGGCCTTCATGGATCACGGCGTCTCGCACCTCCGGCCCATGACCATGCTCCAGGTGGCCGAGGTGGTCGGCGTCCACGAAACCACCGTGAGCCGCGCCGTCGCCGGCAAATACCTCTCGTGTCCCCAGGGAATTTTCGAGCTCAAGTACTTCTTCACCTCGGGCCTCGCCACCGCCTCAGGCGAACAGGTCTCCAACAAGAGCGTGAAGACCGTGCTCGCCGAGTTGATTGCGTCCGAGGACAAGTCCGCCCCGCTGTCGGACGAGGAGTTGGTCGCGCGGCTTGTGGCGTCGGGCACCATGATCGCCCGACGCACCGTGGCCAAATACCGCACCGAGCTCAACGTCCTGCCCAGCCATCTTCGGCGCGTGTACTGAGGCCGCCCCGGCACCCCGAGCCTTGGGTGCCCGCCGGACGGCACTTCCAACGGCTGGCAGCCTTGCAGAACCCGGTGGAGGTCTCACGAAGGAGACTTGCAGGCCCGACCGGTCCCGAAGTTCCCTCACGCCATGACGGCTGGCTTGGGCAACGCATCACCCGCATCCATCCGAACGGAGATCCAGGGCGGGATCGCCATCTTTCTGGCCATCGCCTACATCGTCGTTATCGAACCGGCGGTGTTGTCCGGACAGGCGGTGGGCATGACCACGGGAATCCCGGCCGGCGCGGCGTTCACCGCCACCTGCCTTGCGGCCGCAGTGTCCTGCTTTCTCATGGGGGCCATTGGACGCCTCCCCATCGCCGCGGCCCCGTACATGGGGGAGAATTTCTTTTTCGTCACGGCCCTCATCCCGGCCGCGGCCGCCGCGGGCTATCCGGAGCCGTGGCGCGCGGCCCTTGCGACGACGCTGCTCGCGGCAACCCTGCTGCTGGTGGTGAGTGCCACCGGACTCCGCCGCCTGCTCGCCGGAGGGATTCCGTCGAGCCTCGTCCACGCCATCGGCGCCGGCATCGGTCTCTTCATCACCTTCCTCGGGCTCAAGGCGGCCGGCGTGGTGGTGGCGGATCCAGCGAACGGCGTGGGCTTCACGCGCCACCCATTGTCGCCGGACCTGCTGGTGGCCCTTGCGGGCCTGGTGACCACGGTCGCGCTGCACGCCCGGGGTGTTCGCAGCGCGGTGATTGCCGGCATTGCCCTCACCTTCGCCCTCGGCGCGGGAACTCGAATGCTCCTACCCCACCTGCCGGCGGCGATCGCGGACAGCACCGCCGTGACCGCGAGCAGGACCCTCGGCTCCCTGCACTGGCCGGCGACCATCGTTTCAATGCCTCCCTCCCCGGCGCCGCTGCTGCTAGGGCTGGACTGGACGGCCCTTGTGGACGCCCGCCTTCTCCCGGGCGCGCTGGTCCTGTTCCTGATGATCTTGTTCGACGCCACGGGGACGCTGCTGGCCGTCCTGGGCGTTCTGGCCCCCGCCGAAGGCCAAGAGCCTGGCACGTCCGATCCCCGGTTTCGGAGGGGATTGCTCGCCGATGCCCTGGGATCCGTCGCGGCCCCCCTGTTGGGCACCAGTGCCGTCGGCGCCTACATGGAAAGCACCGTGGCTGGGCCGATCGGGGCCCGGCGGGGCCTGTCGGCCATGGTGGTCGGGGTGCTCTTCCTCCTGGCGATGCCGCTCGCGCCGCTGGTCGCGAGCTTCGGGAGCTATCCGCCCGCCACCGCGCCTGCACTCATTCTCGTTGGCGCACTGCTGGCTGGCGGCGTCCGAAGAATCCCTTGGGACGACGCCACCGAGGCGGTACCGGCACTGGCCACCGTGGCCGGAATTCCGCTCACCTTCTCCATCGCACATGGCATCGCCTTCGGATTCGTCCTGTGGCCGCTGATGAAAGCGGCCGCCGGCCGCCGCCGCGAAGTCCGGAGTGTGGCGTGGATTCTGGGAATCCTGGCCGCCGCAAGCCTGGTCCTCCAATGACCTCTTGCCAAACCTCCACGCACGCGTCATCTGTATGCACATGATCAAACACCTCATGGATTCCGGCACGCTGGTTGCGGACCGACGCCGTCGGGGGTTCACCCTGATTGAATTGCTGGTGGTGATTGCCATTATCGCCATTCTTGCCGGCATGCTCCTGCCAGCGCTGGCGAAGGCCAAGTCCAAGGCGCAGGGCATTGCCTGCCTGAACAACACCAAGCAACTGACGCTCGCATGGCACCTCTACTCCGGGGATTTTCAAGACCGGGTCGCCAACAACTACGGCGTCACGGAAACCATTCAGGCCATTGATCGGCGGGTGTTCGACAACTGGGTCAACAATGTCATGTACTGGAATCCGGATAATGCGACCGGGTGGAGGAGCGTCACCAACAACGAGTGGGTGCTGAACGGTGTCCTCGGGAAGTACACGGGCGGCGCCATCGGGGTGTACAAGTGCCCGGCCGACGGCTACCTGAGTCCCCGCAATCGGCAGGCCGGATTCAAGCAGCGCAATCGGAGCCTCGCCATGAACGCATTCTTTGGGCGCTTCAGCATCGGCAATGACCCGACCATCAACGGGCGCAATTGGGGATTCCAGGACCGCAAACAATTCCTCAAGCAGTCCGACGTACCCAACGCCGCCAGGACCTGGTTGTTCCTCGACGAGCATCCGGATTCCATCAACGACGGGTATTTCATCAACAACCCCGATGCCTCGAATTGGCAGGACATCGTGGCCTCCTACCACAACGGGGCCTGCGGCTTCTCCTTCGCCGATGGCCATTCCGAGATCAAGAAGTGGACCAGCGGCACGTCGAAATACCCGGTGCGCTACCAGTATCCGGCCGTACGGACCTTCGATGGGGCGGGACGGAACGACTTCCAGTGGTGGCGGGAGCGCACCGGGTACATTGATGCCCGCACGGGACGCGGCCAGTACGGCTATGATTGAGGCCGTCGCGGCGAATTCTTGAGGCCATCACGAGGCGCCCAGGGACCGCGGCCTTACGCCAAGGCCGTCTGCGCTCCCCAATCGCACAACGAATCCACGTACCCGGCCGAGCCATCCCGGAGCCATCCATCGAGCTGGGCCTGATCCTTGAGCTGCTGCCCGCGAAGCCGCGGGACCACTACAAAGCGACACGGAATCTCCGGGAGCGCCGTCAGGTCGCCCCAGAGTTTCTCAAACTGCGCCACGGGAAACACATCCTCCTGCCCGTGGCCCCAGCGCTTTTTCACCTCCTTGAGGGTGACATACGTGGGCAACCGCGCCGCCAGAGCCCGGATGGCCTCCAGAATGCGGCTCTGATGCCCGGCGATCACGTCCCCGCGGGTCAGTCCCATCACGGCAAGAAAGCGGTCCACATGGACCCACGTGGTCATCGAGTTGTAGTAGCTCAGCTTGAACTCATCCTGCTCGCGGGGCATGGCGAGCCCCTCGACCAGCCGCACCCGCCCATTGACCCGGGCCAGACCGCCGCCCCGGTCTTCCAGCCGCCGGGTGATGACCTCGAACGTCAGACAGGCGCCGCCGTCAAGATGCTGCCCAAAGACCTCCGGATCTGCCGATGCACCCAGGGTGTCAATATTGTGCACCATGAGATGTTGCAGCGCCGGCTGCATCGCCAGCAACCGTGCCAGCATCCCGTTGCGCAACAGGTTCGGGACCTCAAAGAAATGCCCGACCGGGTGCAGGCACTGAAGCGGGACGTTGTCCGTGTAGTCCGCCGCCTCCCCGGTGCTGCGGGCCCAGCCGATCAGCGCCGCACGGAGACTGTCCCTCACCTTCTGCTGCTGAACGTCCAGGAGCTGCTGGGGCATCTCCTCCCACTGGAACCGCAGGTCGCGTTCGGTCGGAATCAGCCGCAACCCGACACTCCGCCCCGGCGACAGCAGCAGCGGCCCTTCGTAGCCGTAGTTTCCCACCCGGATGAGGAACGCCTCGGTCGGGTCGTGCGTCGCATAGCTCGTCGTGATGACGTGCGGCAACCGGACGCCAAGCCCGCGCGAGGTTTGTCGCGATTTGGCCAGATGCGTTTCGAGAAATGTGCGGTGGCGCCCGGACAGCCGTGCGTACGGATGCAAGGCCTTGCAGGTTCCCGCCCCGCCGGTCCAGCGCGACCCGGCACCGGCGGCCAGGGTGACCACCGCGAGCTCGCCCCGCCGCAGCGCCGCCTCCCCAAGAGACCGCAAGCGGTCTCGCGCGGCGCCCGCCGCCGTCCGGGTTCCATCCACAACATCCCCGGCCTGCACATCCTCGATGACCGCATCCGCCCGGAGGCGGTTTTGTGCCAGACCGATGCGGCCTTCACGCAGATCGGACCGGATAACCTCGTGCTGCGCGCGATCGAAGCCATTGCGTTCGAGCCACCCGGCCAGCGATCCCTCCGTCCCATCCCCGGCACGACCCCGCGGCAGCAGGGCGTCGAAGAGGCTTTGCACCAGGCCCCGAAGCTCGGGACGTGTCCGCGCAGCGGCACCCAGGGTGTCCAACTCCGCGCGGCGCGCCGGGGTCAATTCATGACGGCCCTGCCGGAGCAGCGCGGGGGCGATGAGCGCGTAGTAGCCCGGCGGCATGAGAGCCTGCCCATTCCGCAGGAGGTCCGCCGAGGTTCCCTCCTCATTGATCGCGTAATCAAAGACGACGGGGTCCATGGCAAACGGCAGTCCGCTCTGGAGTTCGCGCTTGGTCTCCACCATCAACGCCTGGAGACGCTCCTGCGCCTCGCCCTTGCGCCGCGGGTTGAAGATGAAGCCCATACCCCCACCCGACATGCCCCCGAGCATCCAGAATCCCCAGAAGTCGCCCTCAAAGGCCGTCTCACATCGGGTGATGATCTGCTCGGTAAACGCGTTCGATGCCCACGGGATGATCGTCTGAATTGGCTCGCGGAAATTGCGGGTGGTGGCGGCGGCCACGGCCCGGATGTCTCCGCGGCTGAGCGCGGCGACGACGTCATCCAGGACCGTCAGGGCCTCGTGCCGTGCACGCCATTCGGCTTCGCAGCGAAGCAGGTATTTCTCGGTCACCATCTCCAGAATTGGCCCGACGTTCTGCGCCATGCCACCGTGCACCACGACCAGGGAATCCATGAGCGCCCGGCGCGCCGTTTCGGGGATCTCCTCCCGGGTGAACACATGATGCGACGGCATGAGCCGGCCCCGCGAGATTCCGAACTCCGGGTCGCCCTCACCCGCCGCCACCCCGGTGATCAGCTTAATGCCGGGCCAGACGCCTCCGGAGTCCTGCCAGCCGCCCCCGCTGCCGCCCAACCACTCCCCAAGGAGGGCCCGGGCCAGCACAATCCGGCGGTCCGCCTCGGTCAACGGTCCCGTGAGGTTCGTTCCCCGGGTCTGTCCGGTCGCCCGCATGCAGACGCTGATCAGGCAGCCGAGGAGATTGGTGCTGACGGCAAGCCTCGATCCCTTCGGGATGTCATTGACACAGGAGACGATCTCAAGGCCGCGGCCGGGTCCGACCATCCGGGACAGCAGGTCGGCCAGCGACTGACCGGAGCCCTCAATCCCTGGAGGCACCAGACCCGATGCGATCACCGCCGCCTTGAGGAGTCCGAGGTAATCCCGGGCAAAATCAAACACCTCGGCCAGCGCGGTGAGATCCGCAGTGGCCCCAAGATCCACGGAGGTCAGTCGCAGCACCGGCTCGTCAAGGATCCGGAGCCAGGCACTCACCGGGGGGCGCGGCACGGCATCCCGTCCATGGACTCCCAGATCCACGGATACGTTGAGCACCCGGGCCCCCTCCGGAAAATCCATTCCCAGGAAGAAGATGTCGCTCCATGCGGAATGGGTGAGGTCCATCCGGACCGGGGTCTGCTCCCGCAGAATGGGTTGGGTGCCATCAGGCCCCCGCTCCAAAAGCTCGGCACGCACCCGCAGCGGCTGGTCCACCGGGTGGCCCATTCGAAACATCCATTGATTGCCCCGGACCATGCGGACGCTGCGACGAACCTGATCCGCCAGCGTCTGAAAACCGAGGCGGTAGTAGGCGGCAGCGAGGGCCGAGCAAAGGCCGTCCGACGCGCCCGTGGCGACCTGGTGTGCGAGGAAGGTGTCAATCGCCTCCTCAAACCGCCGATGCAGCAGCTGTTCGAACCCGCGGAAGGGAATTGCCGCCGGGGCCGCCCCGGCCGGGAGGCGCGCGGGGAGGTGGAACCGATGGAGGTCGTACAGGAAGAACAGGGCCCGCACCCGCTCATAGAGGTTGTCGGCACGGCGACGGAAGGCGTCGAGCTCTGCGGCGGCCGCCAGCAACTCCCCGGCGGCAAGGTCGCGACACACCGCGGCGATCGAGGCGTTTCTGACCGCGTCGTCGCGGGAGGTGATGAGGTCTACAAGGCGCGGCATAACCCGGCCGCAATGACGCCTGAATGACGAAGATCGCGTCAACGCCCACCCGGACATTTCATGCTCATCCCAGACTCAGGCACCCAACCCCGGGGCGGCAGCAGATCGAATTGCGGCGGCGCCGGCGCCCACGAGACGGTGCCCCGATGGCAGACACCGCAGCGGATGATCCGGGGACTGCTTCGCTTGCCACAGCCAGCGGCCGCGGTCCAGTCTTGGGGCCGCCATTGAGATGAAGCACCTCCTCCGCCCCGATTACTGGCTCCGGCTCTGGATCCTGCTGCTCGCCACCACGCTCGTTTGGGCGGTGACGGCGCAGGCGCCCGGGGACGCGTCCGGGACCAACGCCCCGGGCTCCGAACCCTCGCTGCTCACGCGCAGCCTGCACCTTGCGGATCCCCCAAAGGCCTTCGTCCAGGAGAACCGGTCACTCCTCACGTTCGGTCTCGACCGGGTCGAGTTCCTTCAAACCCAACTGCTCCACCGGCCGCTCTGGCAGTATCTCGCCACGATCCTCTACGTGATCATCGCCCTCCAGGTCTCCCGCTGGCTCGACTGGGTGATCCACACGAGACTCAAGCGCCTTGCCGAAAAGACGGCGACCGAATGGGACGACATTCTGATCGGGCTGGTGGACGGCCCGGTGAAGGTGGTGGCGTTTGTGCTGCTGCTGAACATCGGGCTCCAGTTGTTTGACTGGCCCGAGGGCCTCGAGTTCTGGTTCTCGAGGCTCACGCTGGTTGCTGTGGCGGTCTCCATCGTTCTGGTCGTGTTGCGCGCCGTGGATGCCGCGGCGGTGGTGTGGCGCAGGAAACTGCCGGACGATGGCGACCGCGCCTTCAACGATCACTTTCTCCGACTGGTGGCCAAGGCGGCGAAGATCATCATCACCATCGTGGCGGGCTTCACGCTGATGGGACACCTCGGCTTTGACATCCGCACGGCCCTCGCGTCGGTCTCGGTGCTCGGCCTTGCGCTGGGCTTGGCGGCGCAGGACACCGTGGGCAACCTCTTCGGCGCCGTGGCCGTGTTCCTCGACAAACCCTTCAAAATCGGCGAACGGGTCCAGATCGGGGAGGCGGATGGCGTCGTGGAGGAGATGGGGCTCCGCTCCACCCGACTGCGCACCCTGGACGGCTTCCTCCTAACGGTGCCGAACAAGGAGGTGGGCAACTCCCGGATCGTCAACATCACACGCCGCCCGAACATCCGCACCCTCTTCTCAATCGGCCTCACCTACGACACCCCGGCGCCGCGGATGCAGCGCGCTGCGGAACTGCTGGAGGAGATCCTGCGCAACGATCCCGGAACGCACGACTTCATCGTTCACTTTAATAAATTCGGCGATTACTTCCTCAACCTCGCCGCCGTGTACTGGTGCAAGACCACCGACTACCGTGAGTACACAAGGATCTATCAGCGGGTCAATCTGACCATCAAGGAACGGTTCGATGCGGAGGGCCTCCGCTTCGCGTTCCCGACCCAGACGATTCAGGTGGAAACGGGAACCGCGCCGCAGTCGGCAGCGCCCGAGCCCCGCACCTGACGGTACGTCGCGGGTCCGCGCGGGGACACCGGGTCGGGATGATCCCCATGCGACGCACGCTTTCGCCGGAAATTCCCGCGCCGCCGTGCCGAGGATGGCGCAGCCGCGGCCGCTTGAATCCGAAGCGAGCACACGCAAAAACATCTTGATTTCTCCTTGCAGGAATGATGGTGGGCGATGTTTCAATCCACCGCGTGAAGACTCCCAACCTACTTTGGCTGGCGTATTTCGTTGGGTCCGTCCTTCCGGGGTATGCCGGATTCGCCGCCGACAGGCTGCTGTGGCAGATCGGAACTTATGCGCCGGCCACCACGGCGCGAAACTCCGAATTTCCGGGCCAGAATAACAAGAACGACCCCCCACCCGGCTACGTCACCCGGGTTCCCGGGGATCCGGCGTTCGTGCCGGATGCCGTCACGCCGCTGGACGACGACCACTACACGGCGGGGTTCTACCCGGCGGGATTCAACCAGCTGGCTGGGCCGATCTCGGTGATGTTCGATGAACCATGGTCGGCATGGGAGAGCTCCCTCACCGCCGGGGATCGCACCAACCGGCTCCACTTCGTCCTCAGCCCCGACCAGGTGGCGCCGGGCTCGCGCCTCCGGATGGAGGTTCGATACCCGGCCGCGTTTCATTTCATCGGAGACGTCCGGCAGGGCTTCGGACTCCACGACATCGTCACCCGATTCCGAAATGGCTCCGGGGCGGCCGTCGTCCTGGATTCGCGGACCGTCACGGAGCCCACCACAGTGGTCATGGACGTGGATCCGGCGGACATTGGCGCCACGGCCGGGCCCAACACGTTTGAGCTGGTGCGGACCGGCCCTCCGTCCTTGACCGGACACTCGCACTCGATCGGTATTGCTTACGTCCGCATCGAATCCCAGCCGGTATCCGCAAATACGCCACCGCAGCTTTCCCCGGTCCCGCCTCAGCTGGCGACGGCGCTTCATCCGTTCGAACTGCAGCTTGGCGGCAGCGACGCGGAGACGGCACCCGAGAGCCTGGTCCATGCCCTGTTGAGCGGGCCCGCAGGCCTGACCGTAACTCCGGGCGGGCTGCTCACGTGGACGCCGCCGGAGGCGCCGTTCGCCATCACGTACCCCGTCAGCACCCGGGTCACGGATGATGGCGAGCCCCCGCTCAGCGCCACCAATTCCTTTTCGATCGTGGTGCCAGGCCTCGCCACGGCGGATCGGCTGCTGTGGCAGATCGGGACCTACGCCCCCACCACCACCTCGAGAAACTCCGAGTTTTCCCCCCAAAGCAAGGGCAACCCTGCTCCTGGTCTGGTCACCCGGGTGCCGGGAGATCCGGAGCATCAACCCGGGGCCAATCCCTCGCAGGATGATGACTACTATACGGCGGGCCATTACCCGGTCGGATTCAATGGACTCGATGCCCCGCTCTCCGTTTATTTCGACGAACCGTGGTCCGCATGGGAAGGCTCCCTGAGTGCCGGGGATCGAACGAACCGCCTCCACTTCGTGCTCTCGCCAGAGCAGGTCGCAGCGGGCTCCAGAATCCGGCTGGAGGTCCGCTACCCGGCTGCATTTCACAACATCGGCGACGTCCGCCAGGGCTTTGGATTCCACGATATCGTCACCCGTTTCAGGAACGGCGTCGGGGTGGAAACCGTCCTTGACGCACGGACCGTTTCCGAACCGCTCACCGTCTCCATGGAGATCGAGACGTCCACGATCGGCGCCACAGCCGGTCCCAATACCGTGGAGTTTGTGCGGACGAGCCCCCTGGTCACCGGGCACTCCTACTCCATCGGATTTGCCTACGTCCGTGTCGAATCCGCGCCAGCCATCAGCAGCATGCCGCCGGTGCCGACCGAAGTCCCGCCCCAGGCGACACCGGAACTCGAGTGGTTCGAACTGGCCCTCACGGCAGCGGGCGCAGGGCCGTCTGCGACGCCCCTTGCATGGTCGCTGGTCAGCGGACCGGACG harbors:
- the accD gene encoding acetyl-CoA carboxylase, carboxyltransferase subunit beta, with the translated sequence MPSRPVKRKSVVTDPVEPRVTPPPLSTDTTFLSRPKIASRSRKRDMPEGLWTKCPSCESLIYDKELDDHLKVCPKCGHHLPIGARERIHSLVETCSFQEMDAHMESVDILKFTGTASYEAKLAANRNKSSMLKDAVVTGIGSMGTHRVALGVMDFSFLGGSMGSVVGEKLTRLIEAGTSRGLPVIIVSTSGGARMYEGMFSLMQMAKTCAALALHARQRLPYVSVLTNPTYAGVIASFATIGDLILAEPGAMIGFAGPRVIKDTTQAELPEGFQTSEFLQQHGLIDAIVPRREMKTRLVGFLDYLMGGRRTA
- a CDS encoding MBL fold metallo-hydrolase, with protein sequence MACRFTILGSGSGGNCAYLESGETRLLIDAGFSARQIRERLASIGCTPEGLTGIVVTHEHGDHIQGLGVLAGRLQVPVYANRLTREAIQRQFPAARMAFSVFETGGTFALGGLEVRTFSVPHDAMDPVGLVLATPAGELGVLTDLGHVTRLILERVRSVRWLLLEANHDLKLLQNDLRRPWSTKQRILSRHGHLSNEAAAEVAAQLAPGPLRRIYLGHLSRDCNRPELAREAVHRRLCGLGATSVEVHETSQSAPCPTLELA
- the rpoN gene encoding RNA polymerase factor sigma-54: MSQGLHLSQRLSQQLVLSPQLQQSLALLQAPVLELKAMVEQELQQNPVLEEAPGLESGSEDREDREGPALMADPAEPPPDTRFDPATEKASSEPVDRLDAEMQRLMLMDQEWRDFFGAAQRAGKASPEDEERRQFLLDSLTVGTSLQEELLDQVRNTDLAPRQRQVAELIVGNIDDHGYLQSSIAELSFSTGIPTGDLEAALATVQGFQPPGVGARDLRECLMLQLERAGRAGSQEYRVLRDHMDCLGKRRFPEIARHLNVSVGEAQAIAGRIARLDPRPGRSFSSEPEQYVVPEVIVTRGSDGEYTVTTVNDHLPQLRISNLYKDLLSRAETSAEVREYIREKIKAGKFLIKSLHQRQSTILGIAQEIVKRQRAFMDHGVSHLRPMTMLQVAEVVGVHETTVSRAVAGKYLSCPQGIFELKYFFTSGLATASGEQVSNKSVKTVLAELIASEDKSAPLSDEELVARLVASGTMIARRTVAKYRTELNVLPSHLRRVY
- a CDS encoding NCS2 family permease; this encodes MTAGLGNASPASIRTEIQGGIAIFLAIAYIVVIEPAVLSGQAVGMTTGIPAGAAFTATCLAAAVSCFLMGAIGRLPIAAAPYMGENFFFVTALIPAAAAAGYPEPWRAALATTLLAATLLLVVSATGLRRLLAGGIPSSLVHAIGAGIGLFITFLGLKAAGVVVADPANGVGFTRHPLSPDLLVALAGLVTTVALHARGVRSAVIAGIALTFALGAGTRMLLPHLPAAIADSTAVTASRTLGSLHWPATIVSMPPSPAPLLLGLDWTALVDARLLPGALVLFLMILFDATGTLLAVLGVLAPAEGQEPGTSDPRFRRGLLADALGSVAAPLLGTSAVGAYMESTVAGPIGARRGLSAMVVGVLFLLAMPLAPLVASFGSYPPATAPALILVGALLAGGVRRIPWDDATEAVPALATVAGIPLTFSIAHGIAFGFVLWPLMKAAAGRRREVRSVAWILGILAAASLVLQ
- a CDS encoding prepilin-type N-terminal cleavage/methylation domain-containing protein; amino-acid sequence: MDSGTLVADRRRRGFTLIELLVVIAIIAILAGMLLPALAKAKSKAQGIACLNNTKQLTLAWHLYSGDFQDRVANNYGVTETIQAIDRRVFDNWVNNVMYWNPDNATGWRSVTNNEWVLNGVLGKYTGGAIGVYKCPADGYLSPRNRQAGFKQRNRSLAMNAFFGRFSIGNDPTINGRNWGFQDRKQFLKQSDVPNAARTWLFLDEHPDSINDGYFINNPDASNWQDIVASYHNGACGFSFADGHSEIKKWTSGTSKYPVRYQYPAVRTFDGAGRNDFQWWRERTGYIDARTGRGQYGYD